One window of the uncultured Treponema sp. genome contains the following:
- a CDS encoding carbohydrate ABC transporter permease — protein MEKLKSQAKMLSTRRFICYAVLVLLAILSLFPFYIMVINATRSHPQIQSGFSAIPGTQLWLHIKQFLKSERWFDVVAGQQVERKVYGTSYPIFRGLGNSFLVALFTAAFTTYFSAMTAYGIYMYNFKGKKSAFKFIMAVMMVPTQVSTLGFLQLITKLGIMNSYIPLIIPSIAAPVVFFYMYQSMEATLPYSIVEAARVDGSNEFYTFNAIVCPMLKPAFAVQSIFAFVTSWNNYFIPALVISDKKLWTVPIVIANARSADYMMFDLGVNYTLMTVAILPLIVIYFFLSRYIIGGVTAGGVKE, from the coding sequence ATGGAGAAATTAAAAAGTCAGGCAAAAATGCTTTCTACCAGAAGATTTATCTGCTATGCAGTTCTGGTTCTTCTGGCGATTCTTTCATTGTTTCCATTCTATATAATGGTTATCAATGCAACTCGCTCACATCCGCAGATTCAGAGTGGTTTCTCTGCTATTCCTGGAACTCAGCTTTGGCTTCATATCAAGCAGTTTTTAAAGAGCGAACGCTGGTTTGATGTTGTTGCAGGTCAGCAGGTTGAACGCAAGGTTTACGGAACAAGCTATCCTATTTTCCGCGGACTTGGAAACAGCTTCCTTGTTGCTCTTTTTACAGCTGCGTTTACAACTTACTTTAGCGCAATGACTGCCTACGGAATTTATATGTACAACTTCAAAGGCAAAAAGAGCGCATTTAAGTTCATCATGGCAGTTATGATGGTTCCAACACAGGTTTCTACACTTGGATTCTTGCAGTTGATTACAAAGCTTGGAATTATGAATTCTTACATTCCGCTTATTATTCCTTCGATTGCGGCACCGGTTGTTTTCTTCTATATGTATCAGTCAATGGAAGCAACTTTGCCTTATTCAATTGTTGAAGCAGCCCGCGTAGACGGAAGCAATGAGTTCTATACTTTCAATGCGATTGTTTGTCCTATGCTTAAGCCTGCTTTTGCGGTTCAGTCAATCTTTGCATTCGTTACTTCTTGGAACAACTACTTCATTCCGGCTCTCGTAATCAGCGACAAAAAACTTTGGACAGTTCCGATTGTTATTGCCAACGCTCGTTCAGCTGACTACATGATGTTTGACTTGGGTGTTAACTATACACTTATGACTGTTGCTATTCTTCCTTTGATTGTGATTTACTTCTTCCTTTCAAGATACATTATTGGCGGTGTAACTGCTGGTGGTGTAAAAGAGTAG
- a CDS encoding sugar ABC transporter permease encodes MKNNVKKSANRRHTIQYDNWGYVFIAPFFVIYIIFSLIPLLTTFIFSLFEYYRVGLLTVGPTFIGLENFKAIFTAGDSLGKYFLNTLIMWVMGFVPQIIISLLLAVWFTNTELNLKGQGFFKTVIYMPNLIMAATFAMLFFTLFSPNGPVNGMIRSIVDKTNETAIGLGAAEPMKPIYFFTSTAWTRTLVATMNFLMWYGNTTILLMAGVMGIDNSLFEAARIDGASPSQVFFKVTMPLLLPIFVYVFITSLIGGIQMFDVPQILTNAAGTPDRTTMTIIMKLNNHLQSKNYGPAGAISVLLFAVTGVLSGLVYKITMSKYQNKR; translated from the coding sequence ATGAAAAATAATGTTAAAAAAAGTGCAAATAGAAGGCATACCATCCAGTATGATAATTGGGGATATGTTTTTATTGCGCCATTCTTTGTAATTTATATTATATTTTCGCTCATTCCGCTTTTGACAACTTTTATTTTCAGCTTGTTTGAGTATTACCGTGTAGGACTTCTTACTGTTGGACCTACTTTTATTGGTTTGGAAAATTTCAAGGCGATATTTACAGCTGGCGACAGCTTGGGAAAATATTTCCTTAATACACTTATAATGTGGGTCATGGGATTTGTTCCGCAGATTATAATTTCTTTGCTTCTTGCTGTTTGGTTTACAAATACAGAGCTTAACCTTAAAGGCCAGGGATTCTTTAAGACAGTTATTTATATGCCTAACTTGATTATGGCGGCGACATTCGCAATGCTGTTCTTTACTTTGTTCTCGCCTAACGGTCCTGTAAACGGCATGATTCGCTCTATTGTTGACAAGACAAATGAAACAGCAATTGGACTTGGTGCGGCTGAGCCAATGAAGCCAATCTACTTCTTTACTTCTACGGCTTGGACAAGAACTCTTGTTGCTACAATGAACTTCCTTATGTGGTATGGAAACACAACAATTTTGCTTATGGCTGGCGTTATGGGAATTGATAACAGCCTCTTTGAAGCAGCCCGCATAGATGGAGCTTCTCCTTCACAGGTATTCTTCAAAGTTACAATGCCATTGCTTCTTCCGATTTTCGTTTATGTTTTCATTACTTCTTTGATTGGTGGTATTCAGATGTTCGATGTTCCACAGATTTTGACAAATGCTGCTGGTACTCCAGACAGAACAACAATGACTATTATCATGAAGCTTAACAATCATCTTCAGAGCAAAAACTACGGACCTGCAGGAGCTATTTCTGTACTTCTGTTTGCAGTTACTGGTGTTTTGAGCGGACTTGTTTATAAGATTACTATGAGCAAGTACCAGAATAAAAGATAG
- a CDS encoding carbohydrate ABC transporter substrate-binding protein: MKKLVATVLGVALVASVATSAPWGKKKAKGKTTGGKVLNIAVWNDEFPARFEKYYKSKVPAGVKVNFIQTPNQGNAYQNKLDEALLAQNSAAADEKIDMFLVEADYALKYVDTPYTLDVVKDIGLTKADLANQFKYTKDIMTDSKGVLKGVSWQACPAGFIYRRSIAKAVLGTDDPAKVQEALANWDKFDSVAAKAKAKGYFMLSGFDDAFRVFSDNVKTKWVVGNKIKVDPMIQRWVDMTKTYTDKGYNNKANLWSAESFQGAKKDGKVFGYFGPAWFIDFCLAPNTLDDPAKGNVAGNGSYGDWAFCKGPMGFSWGGTWICGAAGSDNVDLIKDIMLTLTCEKDTMVRIATEMGDFTNNAPAMREVAASDYQNPFLGGQNHMAVFIDSADSIDKSCMSMYDQGMTEKLMAAMSDYYNGKVSQDQAWNNFYTSVIELYPNLSK, from the coding sequence ATGAAAAAGTTAGTAGCTACAGTTTTGGGAGTAGCATTGGTTGCGTCAGTAGCAACATCAGCACCTTGGGGAAAGAAAAAGGCTAAAGGTAAAACAACTGGCGGAAAAGTATTGAACATCGCTGTTTGGAACGATGAATTCCCAGCACGTTTCGAAAAATACTACAAATCAAAAGTTCCAGCTGGTGTAAAAGTTAACTTTATCCAGACTCCAAACCAGGGAAACGCTTATCAGAACAAGCTTGATGAAGCTCTTCTTGCACAGAACTCAGCTGCAGCAGACGAAAAGATTGATATGTTCCTTGTTGAAGCTGACTATGCATTGAAGTATGTTGACACTCCATATACTCTCGATGTAGTTAAAGACATCGGTCTTACAAAGGCTGATTTGGCCAACCAGTTCAAGTATACAAAAGACATCATGACAGACTCTAAAGGAGTTCTCAAAGGTGTTTCTTGGCAGGCTTGTCCGGCTGGATTTATCTATCGCCGCTCAATCGCAAAAGCTGTTCTTGGAACAGACGATCCAGCAAAAGTACAGGAAGCTCTTGCTAACTGGGACAAATTTGACTCAGTTGCTGCAAAGGCAAAAGCAAAAGGATACTTCATGCTTTCTGGATTCGATGATGCATTCCGTGTATTCTCTGACAACGTAAAGACAAAGTGGGTTGTAGGAAACAAAATCAAAGTTGATCCGATGATTCAGCGCTGGGTTGACATGACAAAGACATACACAGACAAGGGCTACAACAACAAAGCTAACCTTTGGTCAGCAGAAAGCTTCCAGGGTGCAAAGAAAGACGGAAAAGTATTCGGATACTTTGGACCAGCTTGGTTCATTGACTTCTGTCTTGCTCCTAACACTCTCGATGATCCTGCAAAGGGAAATGTTGCTGGAAACGGTTCTTATGGCGACTGGGCATTCTGCAAAGGACCTATGGGATTCTCATGGGGTGGAACTTGGATTTGTGGTGCAGCAGGTTCAGACAATGTTGACTTGATTAAAGACATCATGCTCACACTTACTTGCGAAAAAGACACAATGGTTCGCATTGCTACAGAAATGGGCGACTTCACAAACAACGCTCCTGCTATGCGCGAAGTTGCAGCATCTGACTACCAGAACCCATTCTTGGGCGGACAGAACCATATGGCAGTATTCATCGATTCTGCTGATTCTATCGACAAGAGCTGCATGTCTATGTACGATCAGGGTATGACAGAAAAACTTATGGCTGCTATGTCTGACTACTACAACGGAAAAGTTTCACAGGATCAGGCTTGGAACAACTTCTATACTTCTGTTATCGAACTTTATCCAAACTTGTCTAAATAA
- a CDS encoding HAD-IA family hydrolase: MKNSGFNGIILDIDGTIWNTTGIVAVAWNKAIEMSGLKAKKVNAQILQQEFGKTMDTIANDLWPELGKAEQSKLMSYCCTEEQIAIRENTFDITYPGVIETIKELSSSENFYIVSNCQNGYIELTMEKNGLSPFIKDFECFGRTGKSKAENIQILMARNRMTSAVYIGDTQGDADACRQAGIPFIWASYGFGKASKYIEKLENFCDLKKIFSE; this comes from the coding sequence ATGAAAAACAGCGGTTTTAACGGAATTATTCTGGACATAGACGGCACAATCTGGAACACAACTGGAATTGTCGCAGTCGCCTGGAACAAGGCAATTGAAATGTCCGGGCTAAAGGCAAAAAAAGTAAACGCCCAGATTCTTCAGCAGGAATTCGGAAAAACAATGGACACAATTGCAAACGACTTATGGCCGGAACTTGGCAAGGCGGAACAAAGCAAACTCATGTCCTACTGTTGCACGGAAGAGCAGATTGCAATCCGGGAAAATACATTCGACATAACATATCCCGGCGTAATTGAAACAATAAAGGAACTTTCATCTTCGGAAAACTTTTACATTGTAAGCAACTGCCAAAACGGATACATTGAGCTGACAATGGAAAAAAACGGGCTTTCGCCTTTTATAAAAGACTTTGAATGCTTCGGGCGCACAGGAAAATCCAAGGCGGAAAATATTCAAATTCTGATGGCAAGAAACAGAATGACTTCCGCAGTTTACATCGGCGACACACAGGGAGACGCGGACGCTTGCAGACAGGCGGGAATTCCATTTATCTGGGCTTCCTACGGATTCGGAAAAGCTTCAAAATACATAGAAAAACTTGAAAACTTTTGCGACTTAAAAAAAATATTTTCAGAATAA
- a CDS encoding HAD family phosphatase — MLYIFDMGGVVTNSAVLDDKLCKVLGISVEEFEKICGKKTDGANKGQLESLGLFSLCSDGIIDTNEFWAEFSKRSGIAVKTDWFRWLFHPVRNEKTVAIVKALRSEGNRVVCGTNTVSAHYFNHLERGDYAIFDQTYSSCNMGVSKPDTNFWKIILEAENVPAKDAVFIDDRKDNCEAAASIGIHAIQFTTAEEVAELLGVKI, encoded by the coding sequence ATGCTTTATATTTTTGACATGGGCGGCGTTGTAACAAATTCCGCGGTTTTAGATGACAAATTGTGCAAGGTTCTTGGAATTTCAGTTGAAGAATTTGAAAAAATCTGCGGAAAAAAAACAGACGGCGCAAACAAAGGTCAGCTTGAAAGCCTAGGATTGTTCAGCCTTTGCTCCGACGGAATAATCGACACAAATGAATTCTGGGCGGAATTTTCAAAGAGAAGCGGAATCGCCGTAAAAACAGACTGGTTCAGGTGGCTTTTTCATCCTGTAAGAAACGAAAAAACTGTTGCAATTGTAAAGGCTTTGCGTTCGGAGGGAAACAGAGTTGTTTGCGGAACAAACACAGTTTCTGCGCATTACTTTAATCACCTTGAGCGCGGCGACTATGCGATTTTTGACCAGACTTATAGCTCATGCAACATGGGAGTTTCCAAGCCAGACACAAACTTCTGGAAAATAATCCTTGAGGCGGAAAATGTTCCTGCAAAAGACGCCGTATTCATTGACGACAGAAAGGACAACTGCGAAGCCGCCGCTTCAATTGGAATTCACGCAATCCAGTTTACAACCGCGGAAGAAGTCGCCGAACTTTTGGGCGTAAAAATTTAA
- a CDS encoding M15 family metallopeptidase: MNKKMLLAAFAVAGIFCFAGCAKKVYAQSSKSVVKIPSAEEEKFNRVLQKMSSRAKEAICVTEENKTEFIKDLYAILEEEKTFRTDDKSLFFLIDKKHSASSSYAPKDLISLEKNSLFDLNKAGMKIRPEAYSALNEMAQAALNDGIRLLVSSVYRSYSYQENLFNYWVSVDGLEEAERESARAGTSQHQLGTAVDFGSISDDFDKTQMGQWVYKNAADYGWSLSFPKGYEDVTGYRWECWHFRYIGKNACRFQQKWFGGIQQFMLEFIDCWKNTL, translated from the coding sequence ATGAATAAAAAAATGCTTTTGGCGGCTTTTGCAGTTGCAGGAATTTTTTGTTTTGCTGGATGCGCAAAAAAAGTTTATGCCCAGTCTTCAAAATCGGTTGTAAAAATTCCATCTGCGGAAGAAGAAAAATTCAACAGAGTTTTGCAAAAAATGTCCAGCAGGGCAAAAGAAGCCATTTGTGTTACAGAAGAAAACAAGACGGAATTTATAAAAGATCTTTATGCGATTCTTGAAGAAGAAAAAACGTTCCGCACAGATGACAAAAGCCTTTTCTTTTTAATTGACAAAAAGCACAGCGCGTCTTCTTCTTATGCGCCAAAAGATTTGATTTCTTTGGAAAAAAACAGTCTTTTTGACTTGAACAAAGCTGGAATGAAAATCCGCCCGGAAGCTTATTCTGCTTTAAATGAAATGGCTCAAGCCGCGTTGAATGACGGAATTAGGCTTTTGGTAAGTTCTGTTTACCGCTCTTATTCTTATCAGGAGAATCTTTTTAACTACTGGGTAAGCGTAGACGGACTTGAAGAAGCTGAACGTGAAAGCGCGAGAGCGGGAACAAGCCAGCATCAGCTTGGAACTGCGGTTGACTTTGGCTCAATTTCTGATGACTTTGACAAAACCCAGATGGGGCAGTGGGTCTATAAAAATGCCGCGGATTACGGCTGGTCGCTTTCATTTCCAAAAGGATATGAAGATGTTACTGGCTACCGTTGGGAATGCTGGCACTTCCGCTACATAGGAAAAAATGCCTGCCGTTTTCAGCAGAAGTGGTTCGGCGGAATCCAGCAGTTCATGCTTGAATTTATAGACTGCTGGAAAAACACGCTTTAG
- a CDS encoding STAS domain-containing protein, which produces MDQLALKEKIGVNYMLLELTGSLNSYTITELQEKLFEYIADTNVVLDSSQVTQVDSSGVGVILAGHNDAESSGTKLFIMNPSEPVKHALERTGFFDMFHIIHSVTEVSDE; this is translated from the coding sequence ATGGATCAGCTTGCGCTTAAAGAAAAAATTGGTGTTAACTATATGCTGCTTGAGCTTACAGGCTCTTTGAATTCCTACACGATTACCGAGCTTCAGGAAAAGCTTTTTGAATATATTGCTGACACAAACGTTGTCCTTGATTCAAGCCAGGTAACTCAAGTTGACTCTTCTGGTGTTGGGGTTATTCTTGCGGGACACAATGACGCGGAAAGCTCTGGAACTAAGCTTTTTATAATGAATCCTTCCGAGCCTGTAAAGCACGCTTTGGAGCGGACTGGATTTTTTGATATGTTCCATATAATTCATTCAGTTACTGAGGTTTCTGATGAATAA
- a CDS encoding PP2C family protein-serine/threonine phosphatase produces the protein MIFAIINIVICAVLVYISFSIDKNVKGNSSNANLVNLFLFLGVIFFFMAVTIMLCLHNSVQHTLLSNPDGTQSLHVEQRNSFPAALLSGRFTYLMMGWFSVCACSYMLVFPDYKKYKAVTFFQVLLFILAVYMVFFAPNAFTSVTLAKGNFLRISSGIVFKGKLSGAFNVSWLTLYNFLYRVLIPAFVCIMVIVRAENTNSKLKQQNMLQMVFGIMLSWAVFWYMNLCSEIQPVLNNFAPIGFIPGMYFFARSNDNDEIVDARILLMGFVRLLIGFVAPMLVSAVFFILLLPISNANIHIFELLIYVAISFVFFVFMLFRRKFKNSELFRNKMYSEDFERDITSIDFSLEPNEITGSVFNVFKKYVGSSSMKILIDDGVGNMSCIYSSDGDKSFTTPIDQSVSDVLLNNHHQIVFREFAQTNNSVASVRSKILGVMDSTNSDAMIMLNEGRQFIGLILLGKKISGNIYSEYDYEVFNKFYSNFFVVGYYVKNIMNEAVVGTVNREIRMSGQIITSIQENMDLIKSKKIDAGYLMVPAHNIGGEFVDMIRLTDTRHIFVIGALSGKGIAASMGMVILKSIIRTFLSETTDFKLLVAKVNTFIRENLPKGTFFAGTFGILDFNTDTMYYINCGIPALLVYTRAYNNVIEVQGEGHILGFVKDVAPYIKVKKVKLSEGDIVMIVTDGIIDTKSLRGDIFGKTRTQNALMENSGYPAEKMAKFTYDALVEFTSKELENDITMLVMKYLGNQAQA, from the coding sequence ATGATTTTTGCTATTATAAATATTGTTATCTGCGCTGTTCTTGTTTATATTTCATTTAGCATTGATAAAAATGTAAAGGGAAATTCTTCCAACGCAAATCTTGTAAACCTGTTTTTGTTCCTGGGAGTTATATTTTTCTTTATGGCAGTTACAATTATGCTCTGCCTGCATAACTCTGTGCAACATACTTTGCTTTCCAATCCAGATGGAACGCAGTCTCTTCATGTTGAACAACGCAATTCATTTCCAGCTGCCTTGCTTTCAGGCAGATTCACTTACCTGATGATGGGCTGGTTTTCTGTTTGCGCTTGCAGCTATATGCTTGTTTTCCCGGATTATAAAAAGTACAAGGCTGTTACATTTTTTCAGGTTTTGCTTTTTATTCTTGCAGTTTACATGGTTTTCTTTGCTCCGAACGCATTTACTTCGGTTACGCTTGCAAAAGGAAACTTCCTGCGCATTTCTTCTGGAATCGTATTTAAAGGAAAACTGAGCGGCGCATTCAATGTTTCTTGGCTTACCTTGTATAACTTTCTTTACAGAGTTTTGATTCCGGCATTTGTCTGCATCATGGTTATTGTCCGCGCTGAAAACACAAATTCAAAGCTCAAACAGCAGAATATGCTTCAGATGGTTTTTGGAATCATGCTTTCCTGGGCAGTTTTCTGGTACATGAATCTTTGCTCTGAAATTCAGCCGGTTCTTAACAACTTTGCGCCGATTGGATTTATTCCGGGAATGTATTTCTTTGCACGCTCAAACGACAACGACGAAATTGTTGACGCAAGAATTCTTTTGATGGGCTTTGTGCGCCTTTTGATTGGATTTGTTGCGCCGATGCTTGTTTCCGCAGTGTTCTTTATTCTTCTTCTGCCGATTTCAAATGCGAACATTCATATTTTTGAGCTTTTGATTTATGTTGCGATTTCGTTTGTTTTCTTTGTGTTTATGCTTTTCCGCAGGAAGTTCAAGAATTCCGAGCTTTTTAGAAACAAAATGTATTCTGAGGATTTTGAGCGCGACATAACTTCAATCGATTTCAGCCTTGAACCAAACGAAATTACAGGAAGTGTTTTCAATGTTTTCAAAAAATACGTTGGCTCTTCTTCAATGAAAATTCTTATTGATGACGGCGTTGGCAACATGAGCTGCATTTATTCTTCTGACGGCGACAAGAGTTTTACAACTCCAATTGACCAGTCTGTTTCGGATGTTCTTTTGAACAACCATCATCAGATTGTTTTCCGTGAATTTGCACAGACCAACAATTCAGTTGCCTCTGTAAGAAGCAAAATTCTTGGAGTAATGGACAGCACAAATTCAGACGCAATGATTATGCTGAACGAAGGCCGCCAGTTTATCGGCTTGATTCTTCTTGGCAAAAAAATCAGCGGAAACATTTATTCCGAATACGATTATGAAGTCTTTAACAAGTTCTATTCAAATTTCTTTGTTGTAGGATATTACGTAAAGAACATCATGAATGAAGCCGTTGTTGGAACTGTAAACCGCGAAATCAGAATGTCCGGGCAGATTATTACTTCCATTCAGGAAAACATGGATTTAATAAAAAGCAAGAAAATTGATGCTGGCTATCTTATGGTTCCGGCGCACAACATCGGCGGTGAATTTGTTGACATGATTCGCCTTACAGACACGCGGCACATTTTTGTAATCGGAGCTTTAAGCGGAAAAGGAATCGCGGCTTCAATGGGAATGGTTATCTTAAAGTCCATTATCAGAACATTCCTTTCTGAAACCACAGACTTTAAGCTGCTTGTTGCAAAAGTGAATACATTTATCCGTGAAAATCTTCCAAAGGGAACTTTCTTTGCCGGAACTTTTGGAATTCTTGATTTCAACACAGACACAATGTATTATATCAACTGCGGAATTCCAGCGTTGCTTGTATACACTCGTGCCTACAACAATGTTATTGAAGTTCAGGGCGAAGGCCATATTCTTGGATTTGTAAAGGATGTTGCTCCGTACATAAAAGTAAAGAAAGTCAAGCTTTCCGAAGGCGATATTGTTATGATTGTAACAGACGGAATCATTGACACAAAGTCTTTGCGCGGCGATATTTTCGGAAAAACAAGAACACAGAATGCGCTTATGGAAAATTCCGGCTATCCTGCTGAAAAAATGGCGAAATTCACTTACGACGCTCTTGTTGAATTTACTTCAAAGGAGCTTGAAAACGACATTACAATGCTTGTTATGAAATATTTGGGAAATCAGGCTCAGGCTTAA
- a CDS encoding SpoIIE family protein phosphatase — protein sequence MYKTKRHAVLIATGAIFLVILAFLVSAVSPAVKNARENVIFFAFITASVVFSIIYVVVTRAKNGILDIIRNKALFTKETGILSEFIDKIRFCYSLDDFYEAISSVLEVKGDCSVLFIDREKDYVLYNSPDRISCSESVMDALRLNYPVTWGEGYFFMGNEFGIVTKQSQARGFILSNNKKHLYVFCRYTKLFDSEIYKLLYDEFARFQARALTISNLSEISSLSREWKQLADTQKSFLPLNMPKIDKLSVAAYYRPLVNVSGDYYSVLPISPTKTLLMLGDVSGKGLAAALVMGLVMNTVKILGDKENLPAMIKAVDKAIKGMKLQDKYTVLFIGIVDTEKMTIRYVNASMSDPLIITNSPSGYRIKPLTSNSSLVGIIDIDDVQVDEQRLFRDDVILMASDGVSEVMNDEGVELGDTELYQKTIKKSAAKSPKEFIDDVVNLIMDYNGGKKLRDDVTMMVAKVER from the coding sequence ATGTATAAGACTAAAAGACATGCCGTTTTAATTGCAACGGGAGCCATTTTTCTTGTAATTTTAGCTTTCTTAGTTTCAGCCGTTTCTCCTGCTGTAAAAAATGCGCGTGAAAACGTTATATTCTTTGCCTTTATAACAGCTTCTGTTGTTTTTTCAATCATCTATGTTGTTGTTACGCGTGCAAAAAACGGAATTCTTGACATAATCCGAAACAAGGCGCTTTTTACAAAGGAAACTGGCATTTTAAGTGAATTTATCGATAAAATCCGTTTCTGCTATTCGCTGGATGATTTTTACGAGGCGATTTCTTCAGTTCTTGAAGTGAAAGGCGACTGTTCTGTTCTTTTTATTGACCGTGAAAAAGACTATGTTCTTTACAACAGCCCGGACAGAATTTCCTGCTCGGAATCCGTAATGGATGCGCTTAGGCTTAACTATCCTGTTACTTGGGGCGAAGGCTATTTCTTTATGGGAAATGAATTCGGCATTGTAACAAAGCAGAGTCAGGCGCGTGGCTTTATTCTTTCAAACAATAAAAAGCATCTTTATGTTTTCTGCCGGTACACAAAGCTTTTTGATTCTGAAATTTACAAGTTGCTTTATGATGAATTCGCACGTTTTCAGGCTAGAGCGCTTACAATCAGCAACTTGTCTGAAATTTCTTCGCTTTCAAGGGAATGGAAGCAGCTTGCGGACACACAGAAGTCGTTCCTGCCGCTGAATATGCCAAAAATTGACAAGCTTTCCGTTGCGGCATATTACCGTCCGCTTGTAAATGTTTCCGGAGACTATTATTCAGTTCTTCCGATTTCGCCGACAAAAACTCTTCTTATGCTTGGGGACGTTTCTGGAAAAGGTCTTGCGGCCGCGCTGGTCATGGGACTTGTTATGAACACTGTAAAAATTCTTGGCGACAAAGAAAATCTTCCTGCCATGATTAAGGCTGTTGACAAGGCGATTAAAGGCATGAAGCTTCAGGACAAATACACGGTTCTTTTTATTGGAATTGTTGACACTGAAAAAATGACAATCCGCTACGTAAATGCTTCAATGTCCGATCCTCTGATTATCACAAATTCTCCTTCCGGCTATAGAATCAAGCCGCTGACTTCTAACAGCTCGCTTGTTGGAATTATTGACATTGACGATGTTCAGGTTGATGAGCAGCGTTTGTTCCGCGATGATGTTATTCTCATGGCTTCCGACGGTGTTTCTGAAGTTATGAATGATGAAGGCGTGGAGCTTGGAGACACTGAGCTTTATCAAAAGACGATTAAAAAGAGCGCGGCCAAGTCGCCAAAAGAATTCATTGATGATGTTGTAAATCTTATTATGGACTACAACGGTGGAAAAAAACTCAGGGACGACGTTACAATGATGGTCGCCAAGGTAGAGAGGTAA
- the dnaJ gene encoding molecular chaperone DnaJ: MSAKRDYYEVLGVDKSADKDAIKKAYRKLAIQYHPDRNPGDKTAEEKFKEATEAYEVLSDDQKRPIYDQYGFAGLEGMGGGGAGGGYSHAFHDFSDLFGGSSGFSDIFENLFGGGFGFGGSSGGRGRSNNDGASLRYDLHIDFKEAVYGCKKDITFRRDEQCPDCHGTGGAAGSSVKTCPSCGGRGQVGRSSGFFVVQQTCPTCRGKGTVIDKPCASCHGTGVFTKSTTMSVKIPAGVENGRRLSIHGMGNAGTNGGAAGDLIIVVNVRSDRYFERDGHDLYCAVPISISQAILGATIEIKNLDGKTLSIKVPAGTQHGKFLRVRDEGVPVEGSSRKGDLYVKIMVQIPSKLSRQQIAAMEAFAALEKPTSSPDLLTRESLG, from the coding sequence ATGTCTGCAAAACGTGATTATTATGAAGTTTTAGGTGTTGATAAAAGCGCGGATAAGGACGCAATAAAAAAAGCTTACAGAAAACTTGCCATTCAGTATCATCCAGACCGAAATCCGGGTGATAAGACCGCGGAAGAAAAATTCAAGGAAGCAACAGAAGCTTATGAAGTTCTAAGCGATGACCAAAAACGCCCGATTTATGACCAGTATGGCTTTGCCGGTTTGGAAGGAATGGGCGGCGGTGGAGCTGGCGGCGGATATAGCCATGCTTTCCATGACTTTAGCGATTTGTTCGGCGGCTCAAGCGGATTCAGCGATATTTTTGAAAATCTTTTTGGCGGCGGATTTGGCTTTGGCGGCAGTTCAGGCGGAAGAGGCAGAAGCAACAATGACGGCGCGAGCTTGCGTTATGATTTGCATATTGATTTTAAAGAAGCAGTTTACGGCTGCAAAAAAGATATAACTTTCAGGCGGGACGAGCAGTGTCCTGATTGCCACGGAACTGGAGGAGCGGCAGGTTCTTCTGTAAAAACTTGTCCTAGCTGCGGCGGAAGAGGTCAGGTTGGAAGAAGTTCAGGATTCTTTGTTGTTCAGCAGACTTGTCCTACTTGCCGCGGAAAGGGAACTGTAATCGACAAGCCTTGCGCTTCTTGCCACGGAACTGGAGTTTTTACAAAATCAACAACAATGAGCGTAAAAATTCCTGCTGGCGTAGAAAACGGACGGCGGCTTTCTATCCACGGAATGGGAAACGCTGGAACGAACGGCGGTGCTGCCGGAGACCTTATAATAGTTGTAAATGTAAGATCTGACAGATATTTTGAGCGCGACGGACACGATTTGTATTGCGCAGTTCCAATAAGCATATCACAGGCGATTTTGGGTGCTACTATAGAAATCAAGAATCTTGACGGAAAAACTTTGTCTATAAAAGTCCCGGCAGGAACTCAGCATGGAAAATTTCTCCGCGTGCGTGATGAAGGAGTTCCAGTTGAAGGCTCTTCAAGGAAAGGCGACCTTTATGTAAAGATTATGGTTCAGATTCCTTCAAAACTTTCCCGCCAGCAGATTGCCGCGATGGAAGCTTTTGCCGCATTGGAAAAGCCAACGTCTTCGCCGGATCTTTTGACAAGAGAATCCTTGGGCTGA